From the Micromonospora echinofusca genome, the window CAAGCAGCACGACCTTGCGCGCACGGGCCGGGTCCTTGCGGTTGCTGAGGATCCAGAAGTACGTCGAGATGCCGGTGTTGTAGAAGAGCTGGTCGGGCAGGGCGACGATGCCTTCGAGGAGGTCGTTCTCCAGGATCCAGCGACGGATCTCCGACTCGCCCGACCCGGCCGCGCCCGTGAACAGCGGTGAGCCGTTGAAGACGATCGCCAGGCGGCTACCGCCGTCCTCGGGGCGCTTCATCTTCGAGACCATGTGCTGGAGGAAGAGCAGCGAGCCGTCGTTGATCCGGGGCAGGCCGGCGCCGAAGCGGCCGGCGTGGCCGCGCGCGGCCTCCGCCTTGATGTAGTTCTCGACCTTTTTCCACTCCACGCCGAACGGCGGGTTGGCGAGCATGTAGTCGAAGCGCTCGCCCTCGTGGCCGTCCTGGCTGAACGAGTTGCCGTAGGCGATCTTCGTCGGGTCGCCGCCTTTGAGCATCATGTCGGAGCGGCAGATCGCGTACGTCTCGCCGTTGAGCTCCTGCCCGTACACCTCGACGGTGGCGTGCGGGTTGTGCTCCTGGATGTGGTCCTGGGCCTCGCTGAGCATGCCGCCGGTGCCGCAGGCTGGGTCGTAGATCTTGCGGACGATGCCGGGGGTGACCAGGTCGTCCTCGTCGGGGGCGAGCAGCAGGTTGACCATCAGCTTGATGACCTCGCGCGGGGTGAAGTGCTCACCGGCGGTCTCGTTGCTGATTTCGGAGAAGCGTCGGATCAGGTCCTCGAAGACGTAGCCCATCTGGTGGTTGGAGACCACGTCGGGATGCAGGTCGACCTCGCCGAACTTGGCCACGACCTGGTAGAGCAGTCCGGCCTCGGCGAGCCGGCTGATCTGGGTGTCGAAGCCGTACTTGTCCAGCACGTCAACGGCACCTGGCGAAAATCCGCCGATGTAGGCGCGCAGGTTGACTGCTACCTGGTCATGGTCGCCGAACGACGTCTTGAAGGACAGCTTGCTGGTGTTGTAGAACGGCAGCCCAGCAGCCCGACGCAGCACCGGCTCCATGTTCTGCACGCCCGCATCCTTGAGCTGTTGGTAGCGGGCAAGCACCGCGTCCTTCGTCGGCTCCAGCACACAGTCCAGCCGGCGCAGCACGGTCAGGGGCAGGATCACCCGGCCGTACTCGGACTGCTTGTAGTCGCCGCGCAGCAGGTCGGCCACCGACCAGATGAAGTTTGCGAGCTCTTGGTGCTTGGTACTCACCAGGTTCCTTTCGATTGCCTTAAGTGAAGGAGTATGGCCGCTGCCCTGAAGCGGTGCAGTCCCCCACCCGGTGCGGATGAGGAGCCCGTTTCGTCAGCAGGGGCGGCGATTGGTCCCTTACCGGCTCGGTCGCTTACCGCTCGGTCGCTGCTCAGCCTGGAGTGATCCCCGCGCGAGGCCGTCCGCGGTGAGCTGGACCAGCTCGGCCCCCAGCGACGCCGCCTGTCGGATTGCCGACTCGAAGGCGTCGAGGCGTCGGAATGCCTCACCGTGTGCCCGCTGCTCGTCGAGCGGCAGGCGCCGCACCTGGGCCCGCCGGATGTCGAAGCGGAGTGTGCCCGACAGGCTCGACGCCTGCTTCTCGTTGGCCGAGGTGCGCAGTTGTCCGGCGAGGAACCACGGGTCGAGCGCGGCCGGGTTGGGGCGCAGCAGGTAGAGGTTGCGGCCGAGGAGGGCTCCCTCGGCGATGATCACCCGAGGCGTGAGCGTGCGGGCGATCATCGGCACCACGACATCGCCCACCGCCAGGGGGATCTCTTGGCCCAGGCGGTCGTCGGCCTGGCCGGAGGCGTCGACGCCGGCCAGCACGTCCTGCACGGTGAGCATCGGCGGCCCGCCGGTCGATCCGCCACCTTCTGAGGATGAGTTGGCCCGGATGGGGCCGATCAGCTGCAATGCGCCGCTGCGGGCCAGCTCGGCGACCGTGACGAAAAGCGGTGTCGCCCCGTCGGGCGCGGGCGTTACCTGCGGCATCAGCGCCGGCAGGTCGCCGACGATGGCGGCCAGCCGCTCTCTGGTGCGTACCAGATGCTCGCCGCTCTGCTCGCCCCCGACGGCGGGTTGCCGACGGGCGGGGGTGAGGTCGACCTCCTCGTCGAGCAGCTCGATGACCGGCACCGCCCGGGCGAAGCCGGTCTCCTCGACCTCGGCGTCGGGTGCGGCGGTGAAGGTCCGCCAGGCGGCCAGGACCCGCGCCGAGAGTTCAGGTAGGTCGCCCTCTGCGGCGTCGACCAGCAGCGCCCGCGCCGGTGCGGGCGCGTCGGCCGTGGGCCGCCGCAACACCCA encodes:
- a CDS encoding type I restriction-modification system subunit M: MSTKHQELANFIWSVADLLRGDYKQSEYGRVILPLTVLRRLDCVLEPTKDAVLARYQQLKDAGVQNMEPVLRRAAGLPFYNTSKLSFKTSFGDHDQVAVNLRAYIGGFSPGAVDVLDKYGFDTQISRLAEAGLLYQVVAKFGEVDLHPDVVSNHQMGYVFEDLIRRFSEISNETAGEHFTPREVIKLMVNLLLAPDEDDLVTPGIVRKIYDPACGTGGMLSEAQDHIQEHNPHATVEVYGQELNGETYAICRSDMMLKGGDPTKIAYGNSFSQDGHEGERFDYMLANPPFGVEWKKVENYIKAEAARGHAGRFGAGLPRINDGSLLFLQHMVSKMKRPEDGGSRLAIVFNGSPLFTGAAGSGESEIRRWILENDLLEGIVALPDQLFYNTGISTYFWILSNRKDPARARKVVLLDGRDYWTKMRKSLGDKRKMLTDEHIAELTRAYVDALSIADDPEHPQHAKVKVFKTTDFGYQRITVERPLRLRFEVTEETVALLAEAKAVLKYAERESLLAATKSLIGTSSATRAEFAMKLNGLGKLPAAVEKAVWEAFSVSDPEGEVQTDRKGKPLPDSDLRDNENVPLDEDIHAYLKREVLPHVPDAWIDETKAKIGYEIPFTRHFYLYGSPRPLTEIDAEINALEAEIRALLGQVTS